The stretch of DNA ATTAAACATACATTTAAAGAAAATATTCGTTACTATTAAAAATACTTCCTATAGCTATTTTTAAATTGAAAATTAACAACTAAACATCCTAATATAATTTATGAAAATTATCGTACCTATGGCTGGACGTGGTTCCAGATTACGCCCACATACATTAACAGTTCCTAAGCCTTTGATTCCTATTGCAGGAAAGCCTATCGTACAGAGACTTGTAGAAGATATTGCTAAAGTTGCCGGTGAGGAAATTGAAGAAGTAGCTTTTATAATCGGGGATTTTGGCCCGGAGATTGAAAAATCTTTGCTTCATATTGCTGAAAAATTAGGCGCAAAAGGGAGCATATATTATCAGAATGATCCCCTTGGGACAGCTCATGCCATTAAATGTGCTGAAGACTCTATGCAGGGAGATGTAGTGATTGCTTTTGCAGATACATTATTCCGTGCCGATTTTCAATTAGATAAAAATTCTGATGGTGTTATCTGGGTAAAAAGTGTTGAGGATCCATCGGCATTTGGGGTTGTTAAATTAGATAATTATGGCTTCATTACAGATTTTGTTGAAAAACCACAGACCTTTGTTTCTGATTTAGCCATTATTGGTATTTATTACTTTAATAGTGCCGAGAAATTGATGTCAGAAATCAATTACATCATGGATAATGATATAAAAAATGGAGGTGAGTATCAATTAACAACTGCTTTGGAGAATTTAAGAGCCAAAGGAGCTAAATTCACTCTTGGAAAAGTAAATGACTGGATGGATTGTGGAAATAAAAATGCCACGGTAGAAACCAACAGCAAGATCCTTGACTATGAAAAAGAAGAGATGTCTCATTATCCTGCTTCAGCCGTAATTGAGAATTCTTTAATTATTCAGCCTTGCTTTATTGGTGAAAATGTGAAAATTTCTAATTCAAAAGTTGGTCCCGGAGTATCTTTAGGAAACAATACGGTTATCGTTAATTCAAATATAGAACACTCTCTTATCCAAGAGAATACAAAAATAAATCACGGAAATTTATCTAATTCTATGATTGGTAATTCTGCTCAATATTTTGGAGTTGCCAGAGAGATTTCATTAGGTGATTATTCTGTTTTAGATTTTTTATCTAAATAACCAGGAATAGGAATTATAAATAAAAAATACATTCAAACCACACAAAAAGACTTTGTGTGGTTTGGCGTTAATATTGCAAAGTATTATTTTAATCGAAAAGATAAATACATGAAAAATTGGATCCCATTACTTTTGTTCCTTCTCGTTTTATCATCTTGTAAAACACGAAATATTGCTAAGAATAACAATACTGGCAAAGACAGTACAGTGGTAGAGAACAACAACAATCCAAAAGATGTAAACGAACCTGTAAGAGATAAGTTTTCATTTTATGAGCATGTATTAATTCCACCCAAATTTGATCAGATTAAAATCAATAGCAAAGTAAATGTAGAAACAGGAAGTTTTGTACCTACTCTTGACGCTACTATCTATATTGAAAATAATAAGAAAGTATGGATGAATCTATCCGCCCTTTTCATCAATGTAGCCCGGGGAACAGCTACTCCAGAAGGAGTAAAAGGCTTTGACAGAACAAGCAAATCCTATATTGATTCTGACTTCGAATATCTAAACCACTTGTTGAATGTCAATTTCATTGATTATAAATCTTTGGAGAGGATATTATTGGGAAGAACTTTTGTAAAAGTCAGCGATTCTCAATTTGACCTTACTAAAAATGCTCAGGGATATAAGCTGGTATCATCCG from Chryseobacterium piperi encodes:
- a CDS encoding sugar phosphate nucleotidyltransferase; its protein translation is MKIIVPMAGRGSRLRPHTLTVPKPLIPIAGKPIVQRLVEDIAKVAGEEIEEVAFIIGDFGPEIEKSLLHIAEKLGAKGSIYYQNDPLGTAHAIKCAEDSMQGDVVIAFADTLFRADFQLDKNSDGVIWVKSVEDPSAFGVVKLDNYGFITDFVEKPQTFVSDLAIIGIYYFNSAEKLMSEINYIMDNDIKNGGEYQLTTALENLRAKGAKFTLGKVNDWMDCGNKNATVETNSKILDYEKEEMSHYPASAVIENSLIIQPCFIGENVKISNSKVGPGVSLGNNTVIVNSNIEHSLIQENTKINHGNLSNSMIGNSAQYFGVAREISLGDYSVLDFLSK
- a CDS encoding DUF4292 domain-containing protein; the encoded protein is MKNWIPLLLFLLVLSSCKTRNIAKNNNTGKDSTVVENNNNPKDVNEPVRDKFSFYEHVLIPPKFDQIKINSKVNVETGSFVPTLDATIYIENNKKVWMNLSALFINVARGTATPEGVKGFDRTSKSYIDSDFEYLNHLLNVNFIDYKSLERILLGRTFVKVSDSQFDLTKNAQGYKLVSSVNQKIVTDEKTREYKISLQYDENYDLLSVHLKDVLSPDELQISYSNWAEYNEIRLPKNVKIIIKGTKTSQILLENTKFDFSKMEVAYSVPANYKKIEIK